TAAAAGGAATGAAGACAATATATTCCTGGGCCGGGGACTGGTTTGCCTGGATTTGTGTAATTATGTTAGTATGTTTTGTAGCTTTAGCATCCTTTAATAATGACATGAAGAATATTTTTCACAGCAGAATTTGAAGCAGACAAATCATGCCTATAAATAATTCAAGGTTAGATACTTCAAACCTCCTGTCTACAAAGAAAAAGCCTTGGTGTAAAGCACCCTAAAACAGATCATGAATTAATCCTTCCAAACTCAAGTATTGCTCAGACTTTCCGTATCCTAATTAATTATCTTAAGACTATCCAAAGTAAGTGATTCATTAGTAATCTGGTTAGGAGGATGATAATAAGTAAAATGTGTCATCCCACTATCTGCCTTAAATCTGAAACTCCAACGTGTGGTACTTGAATTCCCCTCTTGCTTAAGTTCATAAATGTTATCATCCTGAAATCTTTTAAAACTGATTTTCCATATTGATAACGATGATGAAAATGATAACAGTGAAGATGATTTATCTTCAATTATTGTTAAGTAGGAAATACTATCTGATATTACTATTGTCTGACCAGCAACTTTAATAGTGGCATTCAGTATGCGTTCGATACGATAATTAACTGACCTGTCTTCTTCTAATACAGATGTTACCTTCCAGGTTTCAGTCCCATTAGTATAAGCAGAAATTCCGGTAAAACGGTATTTGGAATATGTGTAATAAAATTCATTCCCCAAGATAAGAGGGAACAAATCATAGTCTTCCTGTTTTTGGCAGGAATTAAACATAAAAGTTGATAAAACTAGAAACAATAGGAATCCGGTGTCCTTACGTTTTCTCATTATACCAAAATTACTTCCTTTTTCGATTCAAGTCAAGTGTTAGAACATCGCAATTTTATTATAGATCATGACATCCAGCTCATAGATGTTCTGAATATCATTAATTAAGTTAAGGTTAGATATTGCAAATATCTCGTCGTAAAAAAAGCCCTGATGCATCTCAACAGGGCTTTTTAATATTGTCACAATCAATGTTTACTCCCAGAAATCAAAAGTCTTCTCCTCTTTGTCAGAGTTTTTAATACAACGAATAGAAAACCCGTTTTTCTTATTTACCGGGTAAAGAGACAGATCAGGCTTGGAAGAGTATAATGCCCCGCACCAGGTTGTAACATCATCATCATCTACATTTGTCCAGAAATAGGTTGTATTTCCCAGGTGTTCCATCGCTTTATCACCGCCCTGCCCGCTGGCTAGTGCAGTAAAACCACTTGAATTTGTGGCTCCGGTATTAGGGCTCTTCCAGGTAGCTGTTCCTGTCTGTTTTAACTTACCTCCTGACTGTTCATCTCCTCCAAGAAAGTTAGATAAATACCACCAGTCCTGCATTGAAGGCAGATGCCAGCCATCGGGACAGGCTTTTGTTGCAGCTTCCCATGTATATAAGTAACCATGAATCTTTAAATAGTCGTTTACATTTTCATAGACAGAGCATCCGCTTGCAGTTTTAAACGCAAGGTTTTCTCCCATCCATACCTGATCGTTGATTTTAACTGTTTTGTAAACCTTACCATCTCTTGCATCTGTAAAAGAGCCTGTTTCCTGGCCATATGCAAAGGAATAAATGCCAGCAGAAAGAAATAAAATTATAATCAAAAATTTGGATCTTCTAATCATCCTGAAACGGGTTAATTATTAATACTAATGTCTAAAAAATATTTGGTCAGTCTGTAATGAATAAAAAAAATTATCCGTTAAGTACCCAACCCTTGCGATATTCCTTTGTCAGGAAGGCATTCGCAGCTGAATCATTTGTAACCCTGCCTGCAACCGGATCATATTGCAATTCCTTACCTGCCTGATGAGCTGCAAGACCGAGCATTAATGTCTCAATCATACGGCCTGCATAATCAAAATCGCAGTCTGTCTTAAGGTCACCCTTGCATGCATTGAACCACTGAGCAACAAAATCTCCCATAGGAGGTGCAACCTGACTGCTATTTGGTGATTTGTAGTAAGTCATGTCTGCTCCGCTCCGATTTGGCAGAAGCATACGGTTTGTAAAGTCAGCTACAAGAGTTCCCTTTGTGCCTTTGAACATCGCACCATGACCAATTTTAAGAATGTCAACGGCTGGATTCGGGGAGGCGGGACTTAACTTACCCTGGTACCACTCAACAGTAATTGGTCCGCGCCAGTCGTTGGCAGGAAAATTGAATTTTGTATGAAGGTTAGAGGCTACAACCTCATTATTGAAAGGGTCTCCCTCTGCCCAGGCGCTTGTAGGCTGGCCTGCATCTATTGCATTCCAGGCCAGGTCCATCGTATGGGCGCCCATGTCTCCGTTCTGCCAGCTGCCGAAATCATGGTACATATTCCACAAAAGACAACCTGCTCCCGGTCTTGCGCCGAAATAGCCCGGATTAAAAGGATGCATCTGAACCGGACCGATCCACTGTTCCCAGTCAATATCAGCTGGTGCAGGTCCTGCTGCAGGAAGATAACCGGTCTTATCATGAGTACGGTTACCCCATGCAACTACCTCTTTCAGTTCTCCAACAGCACCGCCGCGAACAAGTTCAGATACCCGGTTAAAATTCTCATTTGCATGTCGCTGTGTACCATGCTGTGTGGCAAGTTTATTCTTGTTTGCAAGATATACTTTCCGAACCTCACGTGCTTCTGTAACGCATTCACCTACAGGCTTCTCGCAATAAACATGTTTTCCGCGATTCATTGCCCAGATGCTGATAAAAGCATGGTGATGATCAGGTGTACAGATAAATACTGCGTCTATATCTTTTTGTTCAAGGCATTTGCGCCAGTCGGTGTATTGTTTTGCATTTGGATACTGTTTCGCAGCCAGTGCCATATTTCCTGCATGTACATCGCATATAGCAACAACATTCTCGCTGGCCAGCGCCTGATAATGCTGACTACCGCGACCATGTGCACCAATGAGGGCAATATTGAGTTTATCACTTGGACTTTTTCCTGAGAGAATACCTCCCGGAAGGATAATCAGTCCTGCTCCGGTTGCCGCAACGGATTTAACAAAAGTACGTCTTTTCATAATAACTATTTTTGTAATTAATTGAGTTTCAGATCCTGGTTACCAATGCCTTTGTTATCAGTTCCTGCAGTAAAATTTCAGGAATTTAAACTATTCTAAATTTAGGTGATGTTTTAATCATTTCAAAATTTATGAACGGTTTTCAATATTCATAAATGTTCAGGATCTTGTACGTTATAGTAATATTTATTCAGCTGTTATAGTCAGGAAGGCATCCTTCAATCCTTTTGCAGTGGCCCTGACATATATTTTCCCGGGACTAGATTCCGGTCTGATTATAGCCAGACATATGCCCTGAAAGCTTTTTTTCTCCGGCTGTTGAAAGCTGGATAAATCTGCCGGATTTCCACTCCCTACACCAGCAAGTTCTCCTTTACCTTTTATATTAAAGGTTACAAGAATATCATCGGCAGAAGGAACAATATTCCCTTTGGCATCTATTATTTCAGCCATAACATACGACAGATCATTTCTGTCTGCCCTGATCCTGGTTCTGTCAGCAACCAGTCGAATAGCCTCAGGCTCACCGGTTGTTTCCAGAATTTGGGTTGCTGTCTCCATTCCATCGTCAAAGCAGCGGGCAATCAGTCTGCCAGCCTCCCATGGTATTTCAAAAGAAGTAGTTATAGATTTACCTGCTTCAGTATTCTGTTCTCCAACAATCCTGCCATTTAACTCAAGCCTGATCTGCTGACTTCGTGAGTAGACATGCACCAGCATTTTTTCACCCTCATGGCCGTACCAGTTCCAGCTCTTCATCTCATCAGGGAATCCCCAGTTACTTGTTACCTCGGTTTTGCCTTCGGGAACAGGACGATGGACAAACATTTCAACTTTGCTCTTGCCCCAAACCACAGACTGATAGTATGAAGGAACCTTCCTGTTTCCGATAAGGTCGATATCTCCCTGGTAATTAGTGAATACAGGCCAGGCATCACGGTTGAATCCTCCACCTGCCCCCTGTAAATTACTGGTATCAGGAATTATACTCCTCAACTGAGGCATGCCCCTGCCCGCCTCTCCAAGATTATCTGTTGCTGTCCATACAAAATACCCTATTACATAAGGAAGTCTCTTTACTATCTCAAAATTCTCCAGAGCCAGCGGGGGATTAGTTTCAGTACCTGCCATTACACGCTGAGGGTATTTAATATGATCCTCCTCATATCTTTTATATGCATAATTATAGCCTATTAAATCAAAGAGGGCAAGGTGATCGGGGATCTCATGCCACTTGCTTTTTTGACCCCTCATCCATGCAAAATCCATAAAACACTCTGTGACCCAGCGTGTTTGG
This genomic stretch from Bacteroidales bacterium harbors:
- a CDS encoding Gfo/Idh/MocA family oxidoreductase codes for the protein MKRRTFVKSVAATGAGLIILPGGILSGKSPSDKLNIALIGAHGRGSQHYQALASENVVAICDVHAGNMALAAKQYPNAKQYTDWRKCLEQKDIDAVFICTPDHHHAFISIWAMNRGKHVYCEKPVGECVTEAREVRKVYLANKNKLATQHGTQRHANENFNRVSELVRGGAVGELKEVVAWGNRTHDKTGYLPAAGPAPADIDWEQWIGPVQMHPFNPGYFGARPGAGCLLWNMYHDFGSWQNGDMGAHTMDLAWNAIDAGQPTSAWAEGDPFNNEVVASNLHTKFNFPANDWRGPITVEWYQGKLSPASPNPAVDILKIGHGAMFKGTKGTLVADFTNRMLLPNRSGADMTYYKSPNSSQVAPPMGDFVAQWFNACKGDLKTDCDFDYAGRMIETLMLGLAAHQAGKELQYDPVAGRVTNDSAANAFLTKEYRKGWVLNG